From a single Phacochoerus africanus isolate WHEZ1 chromosome 11, ROS_Pafr_v1, whole genome shotgun sequence genomic region:
- the NEK2 gene encoding serine/threonine-protein kinase Nek2: MPTRAEDYEVLYTIGTGSYGRCQKIRRKSDGKILVWKELDYGSMTEAEKQMLVSEVNLLRELKHPNIVRYYDRIIDRTNTTLYIVMEYCEGGDLASVISKGTKERQYLDEEFVLRVMTQLTLALKECHRRSDGGHTVLHRDLKPANVFLDGKQNVKLGDFGLARILNHDTSFAKTFVGTPYYMSPEQMNRMSYNEKSDIWSLGCLLYELCALMPPFTAFNQKELAGKIREGKFRRIPYRYSDELNDLITRMLNLKDYHRPSVEEILENPLIADLVAEEQRRNPERRGRRSGEPEKLQDSSPVLSELKLKEIHLQERERALKAREESLEQKERELCVRERLAENKLARAESLLKNYSLLKDQKFLSLAGGPERFDLPSSGMKKKVHFSGESKENIARSETSESQLSSKSKCKDLKRRLHAAQLRAQALADIEKTYQLKSRQILGMR, translated from the exons ATGCCGACTCGGGCGGAGGACTACGAGGTGCTGTACACCATTGGCACGGGCTCCTACGGCCGCTGCCAGAAGATCCGGAGGAAGAGCGACGGCAAG atattagtTTGGAAAGAACTTGACTATGGCTCCATGACAGAAGCCGAGAAACAAATGCTTGTTTCCGAAGTGAATTTGCTTCGTGAGCTGAAACATCCAAACATTGTCCGGTACTACGATAGGATTATTGACCGGACCAACACCACCCTGTACATTGTCATGGAGTACTGCGAGGGGGGGGACCTGGCGAGCGTGATCTCAAAGGGAACCAAGGAAAG ACAGTACTTAGATGAAGAGTTTGTTCTTCGAGTGATGACTCAGTTGACTCTGGCCCTAAAGGAATGTCACAGACGAAGCGATGGCGGCCACACTGTGCTGCATCGGGACCTGAAACCAGCCAACGTCTTCCTGGATGGCAAGCAGAATGTTAAGCTTGGAGACTTTGGGCTAGCTAGAATACTGAACCACGATACGAGTTTTGCAAAAACATTTGTTGGCACACCTTATTACATGTCTCCT gAACAAATGAATCGCATGTCCTACAATGAGAAATCGGATATCTGGTCCCTAGGTTGTTTGCTGTATGAACTGTGCGCACTAAT GCCTCCGTTTACAGCTTTCAACCAGAAAGAACTAGCTGGGAAGATCAGAGAAGGCAAATTCAGGCGAATTCCATATCGTTACTCCGATGAATTAAATGACCTTATTACGAGGATGTTAAACTTAAAG GATTACCATCGACCTTCTGTCGAAGAAATTCTTGAGAATCCTTTGATAGCAGACCTGGTTGcagaagagcaaagaagaaatCCCGAGAGAAGAGGGCGACGGTCAGGGGAACCAGAAAAGCTGCAGGATTCCAGCCCTGTGCTGAGTGAGCTGAAACTGAAGGAAATACACTTACAGGAGCGGGAGCGAGCTCTCAAAGCCAGGGAAGAAAGCCTGGAGC AGAAGGAGCGAGAGCTTTGTGTTCGTGAGCGGCTGGCAGAGAACAAACTGGCCAGGGCAGAAAGTCTGCTGAAGAATTACAGTCTGCTGAAGGACCAGAAGTTCCTGTCTCTGGCGGGCGGTCCAG AGCGTTTTGATCTTCCGTCCTCGGGAATGAAGAAGAAGGTTCATTTCAGCGGGGAGAGTAAGGAGAACATTGCGAGGAGCGAGACTTCTGAGAGTCAGCTCAGCTCCAAATCCAAGTGCAAAGACCTGAAGAGGAGGCTCCATGCTGCGCAGCTGCGGGCGCAGGCCCTGGCAGACATTGAGAAGACGTACCAGCTGAAAAGCAGGCAGATCCTGGGCATGCGCTAG